A genomic segment from Propioniciclava sp. MC1595 encodes:
- a CDS encoding MazG family protein, translating into MAHPEVERLIDVMTALRVGCPWDAEQTHRSLVAYLVEEAAEVVEAIETGSDDHLVEELGDLLLQVVFHAEIARQDGRFSIEDVARGIADKLVARHPYVFGDGDVPDDLMGSWEARKRAEKGRTSALDGIPPLNALARTMKVVSRARSHGVDPGLPAEPVTASEVGGGIVALVARAQASGVDADQAVRDAVRALEAAIRAAEDSPRA; encoded by the coding sequence GTGGCGCACCCCGAGGTCGAGCGCCTCATCGACGTGATGACGGCGCTCCGCGTGGGCTGCCCGTGGGACGCCGAGCAGACGCACCGCTCGCTGGTCGCCTACCTCGTCGAGGAGGCGGCCGAGGTCGTCGAGGCGATCGAGACCGGCTCCGACGACCACCTGGTCGAGGAGCTGGGCGACCTGCTGCTGCAGGTGGTCTTCCACGCCGAGATCGCCCGCCAGGACGGCCGGTTCTCGATCGAGGACGTGGCGCGCGGCATCGCCGACAAGCTGGTGGCCCGGCACCCGTACGTCTTCGGCGACGGCGACGTGCCCGACGACCTGATGGGCTCGTGGGAGGCGCGCAAGCGCGCCGAGAAGGGCCGCACCTCGGCCCTCGACGGGATCCCGCCGCTCAACGCGCTCGCGCGCACCATGAAGGTCGTCTCCCGCGCCCGCTCGCACGGCGTGGACCCGGGCCTGCCGGCCGAGCCGGTCACGGCGTCCGAGGTCGGCGGCGGCATCGTCGCCCTGGTCGCCCGCGCCCAGGCCAGCGGGGTGGACGCCGACCAGGCCGTCCGCGACGCGGTCCGGGCCCTGGAGGCCGCGATCCGCGCTGCGGAGGATTCGCCGAGGGCTTGA
- a CDS encoding Ppx/GppA phosphatase family protein, protein MTPGAGAPVAAIDCGTNSVRLLVAAGPAQAPVELERTLRITRLGQGVDATGEFHPDALARTFAACDEYAAVLAAHGVGRLRFVATSAARDAGNREEFFAGVRARLGVDPEVISGAEEAQLSFDGALGASPEATPPALVVDIGGGSTELVLGASGQPVRGTSLDIGSVRLRERFLASDPPTAEQVAAATAHVDALLDASGIDLAAARTWIGVGGTATSLSAIVQGLETYDRARVHGSTVTRADLTALADRLLGSTVAEVLIIPTMVPGRADVICAGALICARVAARVGVDLTVSESDILDGVVAQLLAAAP, encoded by the coding sequence GTGACCCCCGGAGCCGGCGCCCCCGTCGCCGCCATCGACTGCGGCACCAACTCGGTGCGCCTCCTGGTGGCCGCCGGCCCCGCGCAGGCACCGGTCGAGCTGGAGCGCACCCTGCGCATCACCCGCCTGGGCCAGGGCGTCGACGCGACCGGTGAGTTCCACCCCGACGCGCTCGCCCGCACCTTCGCGGCGTGCGACGAGTACGCGGCGGTCCTCGCTGCCCACGGGGTCGGCCGGTTGCGGTTCGTGGCCACCTCCGCCGCCCGGGACGCCGGCAACCGCGAGGAGTTCTTCGCCGGCGTGCGCGCCCGGCTGGGCGTCGACCCCGAGGTGATCTCGGGGGCCGAGGAGGCGCAGCTGTCGTTCGACGGCGCGCTGGGCGCCTCCCCCGAGGCCACGCCGCCCGCCCTGGTCGTCGACATCGGCGGGGGATCGACCGAACTGGTGCTCGGGGCGTCCGGGCAGCCGGTGCGGGGCACCTCGCTCGACATCGGGTCGGTGCGCCTGCGCGAGCGCTTCCTGGCCTCCGACCCGCCGACCGCCGAGCAGGTGGCGGCGGCCACCGCGCACGTCGACGCCCTGCTGGACGCCTCGGGCATCGACCTCGCCGCCGCCCGCACGTGGATCGGAGTGGGCGGGACCGCCACCTCGCTGTCGGCCATCGTGCAGGGGTTGGAGACCTATGACCGGGCCCGCGTGCACGGCTCGACGGTGACGCGCGCCGATCTCACCGCGCTGGCGGACCGGCTGCTCGGCAGCACGGTGGCCGAGGTGCTCATCATCCCGACGATGGTGCCCGGGCGCGCCGACGTGATCTGCGCCGGCGCCCTCATCTGCGCGCGCGTGGCCGCACGCGTCGGGGTGGACCTCACGGTGAGCGAGTCCGACATCCTCGACGGGGTCGTCGCGCAGCTGCTCGCGGCAGCGCCGTAG
- the mfd gene encoding transcription-repair coupling factor: MDRAGLLELVASEPVVSKLIEAARADSEPTLDVTCPGALRPLVAAALTEQSDTPLLVVTSTYREAESARDTLRSLLGTDAVAYYPAWETLPHERLSPRSDTVGRRLAVLRRLAGNSELAPPRIIVAPVRAVLQPQVAGLGALTPVTVTVGEDRDVDDLAVALVDAAYVRVDLVERRGEFAVRGGIIDVFPPTLEHPVRIDFFGDTVEEIRPFSVADQRSHDETLDQVTADPCREMLLTDAVRERAAAHAARQGVPDQMRELFTRIAEGHAVDGMEALAPALVDRLELLVDVLPEDTTVVVSDPEKVRARALELHATSQEFLAASWSAAAEGGKAPIDLAASAYRQLADVRAAALGRGLAWWTFSAFAEDPESRHIVAEENEPFRGDLEAAIAAIGEAVASGFEVVLVADATGRAQRLGEVLAEHDLAGRASIIVADLPRGFRLDGVNLRVFTSGDLAGVKGGADKAERKMPARRKNAIDPLELKAGDFVVHDAHGVGKYIEMVTREVHGATREYLVIEYAPSKRGHPGDRLFVPMDALDQVTRYVGGEAPSLDRMGGADWTKRKARARKAVREIAAELIKLYAARQASQGHAFGPDSPWQRELEDNFAYVETPDQMAAVIEVKRDMEQVVPMDRLVCGDVGYGKTEIAVRAAFKAVMDGKQVAILVPTTLLVQQHYATFASRYAGFPVTVAALSRFQSPAESRKAIEGIADGTVDIVVGTHRLFSNEVQFKDLGLVIIDEEQRFGVDHKEALKKLRLNVDVLAMSATPIPRTLEMAITGIREMSVIATPPEERHPVLTFAGPSDDNQVRAAIRRELAREGQVFYIHNRVGTIEKAAAHIRDLVPEARVAVAHGQMNETTLEKVMVDFWEREADVLVCTTIVEAGLDISSANTLIIERADLLGLSQLHQLRGRVGRGRERGYAYFLYPPDKPLTDTAHDRLATMAAHTDLGAGMAIAMKDLEIRGAGNLLGEEQSGHIADVGFDLYIRLVGEAVADFRGEASEPEPEMKIELSVDAHLPTDYVESERLRLEMYKRLASVREESELDAVRAELLDRYGPLPEPVENLFKVTRFRMLCRSVGITEVLSAGTMIRFAPAVLPDSRDMRRARMYPGSRVNKQTAQLFLPRPMTRPVAGQPVKDGELLEWATQAVTALFVP; this comes from the coding sequence GTGGATCGTGCGGGTTTGTTGGAGCTCGTCGCCTCGGAACCCGTGGTCAGCAAGCTCATCGAGGCTGCCCGTGCGGACTCGGAGCCGACGCTGGACGTGACGTGCCCGGGCGCCCTGCGCCCCCTGGTCGCTGCGGCGCTGACCGAGCAGTCCGACACCCCGTTGCTGGTGGTCACCTCCACCTACCGCGAGGCCGAGTCCGCCCGCGACACCCTGCGCTCGCTGCTCGGCACCGACGCGGTGGCCTACTACCCGGCCTGGGAGACCCTGCCCCACGAGCGGCTCTCGCCGCGCTCCGACACCGTCGGCCGACGCCTGGCCGTGCTGCGCCGGCTGGCCGGGAACAGCGAGCTGGCCCCGCCGCGCATCATCGTCGCCCCCGTGCGCGCCGTGCTGCAGCCGCAGGTCGCCGGCCTCGGCGCGCTCACGCCGGTGACGGTCACGGTGGGGGAGGACCGCGACGTCGACGACCTCGCCGTCGCCCTCGTCGACGCCGCCTACGTGCGCGTCGACCTCGTCGAGCGTCGAGGCGAGTTCGCCGTGCGCGGCGGCATCATCGACGTGTTCCCGCCCACGCTGGAGCACCCGGTGCGCATCGACTTCTTCGGCGACACCGTCGAGGAGATCCGCCCGTTCAGCGTGGCCGACCAGCGCTCGCACGACGAGACCCTCGACCAGGTCACCGCCGACCCCTGCCGCGAGATGCTGCTCACCGACGCGGTGCGCGAGCGGGCCGCGGCCCACGCCGCCCGCCAGGGCGTGCCCGACCAGATGCGCGAGCTGTTCACCCGCATCGCCGAGGGCCACGCCGTCGACGGGATGGAGGCGCTCGCCCCCGCGCTGGTCGACCGGCTCGAGCTGCTCGTCGACGTGCTGCCCGAGGACACCACCGTCGTCGTCAGCGACCCCGAGAAGGTGCGCGCCCGCGCCCTGGAGCTGCACGCCACCTCGCAGGAGTTCCTCGCCGCGTCGTGGTCGGCGGCCGCCGAGGGGGGCAAGGCGCCGATCGACCTCGCGGCGTCCGCGTACCGGCAGCTCGCCGACGTGCGCGCGGCCGCCCTGGGCCGCGGCCTGGCGTGGTGGACGTTCTCGGCGTTCGCCGAGGACCCCGAGTCCCGGCACATCGTGGCCGAGGAGAACGAGCCGTTCCGCGGCGACCTCGAGGCCGCGATCGCGGCGATCGGCGAGGCGGTGGCGTCCGGGTTCGAGGTCGTGCTGGTCGCCGACGCGACCGGTCGCGCGCAGCGGCTGGGGGAGGTCCTGGCCGAGCACGACCTGGCCGGGAGGGCGTCCATCATCGTCGCCGACCTGCCGCGCGGGTTCCGGCTCGACGGGGTCAACCTGCGGGTGTTCACCTCCGGCGACCTCGCCGGGGTCAAGGGCGGAGCCGACAAGGCCGAGCGCAAGATGCCGGCCCGGCGCAAGAACGCCATCGACCCGCTCGAGCTCAAGGCCGGCGACTTCGTCGTGCACGACGCGCACGGGGTTGGCAAGTACATCGAGATGGTCACGCGCGAGGTGCACGGCGCCACCCGCGAGTACCTGGTCATCGAGTACGCGCCGAGCAAGCGCGGGCACCCCGGCGACCGGCTGTTCGTGCCCATGGACGCCCTCGACCAGGTCACCCGCTACGTCGGCGGCGAGGCCCCCTCGCTCGACCGCATGGGCGGCGCGGACTGGACCAAGCGGAAGGCGCGCGCCCGCAAGGCCGTGCGCGAGATCGCGGCCGAGCTGATCAAGCTGTACGCCGCCCGCCAGGCCTCGCAGGGGCACGCGTTCGGCCCCGACTCGCCGTGGCAGCGCGAGCTGGAGGACAACTTCGCCTACGTCGAGACCCCCGACCAGATGGCCGCCGTCATCGAGGTCAAGCGCGACATGGAGCAGGTCGTGCCGATGGACCGCCTGGTCTGCGGCGACGTCGGCTACGGCAAGACCGAGATCGCCGTGCGCGCCGCGTTCAAGGCCGTCATGGACGGCAAGCAGGTCGCGATCCTCGTGCCGACCACCCTGCTGGTGCAGCAGCACTACGCGACGTTCGCCTCGCGGTACGCCGGGTTCCCGGTGACGGTGGCGGCGCTGTCGCGGTTCCAGTCGCCGGCCGAGTCGCGCAAGGCGATCGAGGGCATCGCCGACGGCACGGTCGACATCGTCGTGGGCACGCACCGGCTGTTCTCGAACGAGGTTCAGTTCAAGGACCTCGGCCTGGTGATCATCGACGAGGAGCAGCGCTTCGGCGTCGACCACAAGGAGGCGCTGAAGAAGCTGCGGCTCAACGTCGACGTGCTGGCGATGTCGGCCACGCCGATCCCGCGCACGCTGGAGATGGCGATCACGGGCATCAGGGAGATGTCGGTGATCGCCACCCCGCCCGAGGAGCGGCACCCGGTGCTGACGTTCGCCGGGCCGTCGGACGACAACCAGGTGCGCGCGGCGATCCGGCGCGAGCTCGCCCGCGAGGGCCAGGTGTTCTACATCCACAACCGGGTGGGCACGATCGAGAAGGCGGCCGCGCACATCCGCGACCTGGTGCCCGAGGCGCGGGTCGCCGTGGCCCACGGGCAGATGAACGAGACCACCCTCGAGAAGGTGATGGTCGACTTCTGGGAGCGCGAGGCCGACGTGCTGGTCTGCACCACGATCGTCGAGGCCGGCCTGGACATCTCCTCGGCCAACACCCTGATCATCGAGCGGGCCGACCTGCTCGGCCTCTCGCAGCTGCACCAGCTGCGCGGCCGCGTCGGCCGCGGCCGCGAGCGCGGGTACGCCTACTTCCTCTACCCGCCCGACAAGCCGCTCACCGACACCGCGCACGACCGGCTGGCCACCATGGCCGCCCACACCGACCTCGGCGCCGGTATGGCGATCGCGATGAAGGACCTCGAGATCCGCGGCGCCGGCAACCTGCTCGGCGAGGAGCAGTCGGGCCACATCGCCGACGTCGGCTTCGACCTCTACATCCGACTGGTGGGCGAGGCCGTGGCGGACTTCCGCGGCGAGGCGTCCGAACCCGAACCCGAGATGAAGATCGAGCTCTCGGTCGATGCGCACCTGCCCACCGACTACGTCGAGTCCGAGCGCCTGCGCCTGGAGATGTACAAGCGGCTAGCGTCGGTGCGCGAGGAGTCCGAGCTGGACGCCGTGCGCGCCGAGCTGCTCGACCGCTACGGCCCGCTGCCCGAGCCGGTGGAGAACCTGTTCAAGGTCACCCGGTTCCGGATGCTGTGCCGCTCGGTCGGGATCACCGAGGTGCTCTCGGCCGGGACGATGATCCGGTTCGCGCCCGCCGTGCTGCCCGACTCGCGCGACATGCGTCGGGCCCGCATGTACCCGGGCTCGCGGGTGAACAAGCAGACCGCCCAGCTGTTCCTGCCGCGGCCGATGACCCGCCCGGTCGCCGGCCAGCCGGTCAAGGACGGCGAGCTGCTCGAGTGGGCCACCCAGGCGGTCACGGCGCTGTTCGTCCCCTGA
- a CDS encoding NUDIX domain-containing protein, whose protein sequence is MQIIGVEVPGGTPVLAFTLGHGEDPYQVAWEGGYRVLRPLSAAGTVEDLTVTLQLAEHGRPVTPRGPQRVRTTLRPGEMSGRPVVRQRLAAYGLVVSDRGVLATEFSDRTAVPGMWGLPGGGIDPGENPATAVAREVFEETGQDIEITQFLDMQSDHWIGHSPSGVVEDFHAVRLIYAARCDNPRDPVVHDVGGTTASSQWVPVHSFRDVAWINGARSLLGKHGHDLVRSYRRRRSA, encoded by the coding sequence GTGCAGATCATCGGCGTGGAGGTACCGGGCGGGACGCCCGTGCTCGCCTTCACGCTCGGCCACGGGGAGGACCCGTACCAGGTCGCGTGGGAGGGCGGGTACCGCGTGCTGCGTCCGCTCTCGGCGGCCGGCACGGTCGAGGACCTGACCGTCACCCTGCAGCTCGCCGAGCACGGGCGTCCGGTGACGCCCCGCGGCCCCCAGCGCGTGCGCACGACCCTGCGCCCCGGTGAGATGTCCGGACGCCCCGTCGTGCGCCAGCGGCTGGCCGCCTACGGCCTCGTGGTGTCGGACCGGGGCGTGCTCGCGACCGAGTTCTCCGACCGGACGGCCGTCCCCGGCATGTGGGGCCTGCCCGGCGGGGGCATCGACCCGGGCGAGAACCCCGCGACCGCCGTGGCCCGCGAGGTGTTCGAGGAGACCGGGCAGGACATCGAGATCACCCAGTTCCTCGACATGCAGTCCGACCACTGGATCGGGCACTCCCCCAGCGGCGTCGTCGAGGACTTCCACGCCGTGCGGCTCATCTATGCCGCGCGGTGCGACAACCCGCGCGACCCCGTCGTCCACGACGTCGGCGGCACCACCGCGAGCTCACAGTGGGTGCCGGTGCACTCGTTCCGCGACGTGGCCTGGATCAACGGGGCCCGCAGCCTGCTGGGCAAGCACGGCCACGACCTGGTCCGCAGCTACCGCCGGCGCCGCTCGGCCTGA
- a CDS encoding septum formation initiator family protein, producing the protein MRENRLNRQPSGRGRSSKRTRSPEAPAKKTTPRLNPAAAVRNSAIGRAAAKLPKTNARLVFTRRALILFGVLIVLAASFAGSLRVWVVQSQDLAAAQAQIEQRTARVAELENELARWEDPAYVRAQARNRLGWVMPGEIGYRVIGADGQVMSGTTEIEGVGEAQTSDLASRWWDKLAVSMRQADEPDPLPR; encoded by the coding sequence GTGCGCGAGAACAGGCTCAACCGCCAGCCGTCCGGCCGCGGCCGGTCGAGCAAGCGCACCCGTTCGCCCGAGGCCCCGGCGAAGAAGACCACCCCCCGCCTGAATCCGGCCGCCGCCGTCCGCAACTCTGCGATCGGGCGGGCCGCGGCGAAGCTGCCCAAGACGAATGCGCGGCTGGTCTTCACCCGCCGCGCGCTGATCCTGTTCGGCGTGCTCATCGTGCTCGCGGCCTCGTTCGCCGGCTCGCTGCGCGTGTGGGTCGTTCAGAGCCAGGACCTCGCGGCCGCCCAGGCCCAGATCGAGCAGCGCACCGCCCGCGTCGCCGAGCTCGAGAACGAGCTCGCCCGCTGGGAGGACCCGGCCTACGTCCGCGCCCAGGCCCGCAACCGCCTCGGCTGGGTCATGCCCGGCGAGATCGGCTACCGCGTGATCGGGGCCGACGGGCAGGTGATGTCGGGCACCACCGAGATCGAGGGCGTCGGCGAGGCGCAGACCAGCGACCTGGCCTCCCGGTGGTGGGACAAGCTGGCCGTCTCGATGCGGCAGGCCGACGAGCCGGACCCGCTGCCCCGCTAG
- the eno gene encoding phosphopyruvate hydratase → MALIDIVNAREILDSRGNPTVEVEVLLDDDAQGRAAVPSGASTGQFEAVELRDGDKSRFMGKGVLKAVENVNEAIAEEIIGFDATDQREIDNAMMELDGSSNKGKLGANAMLGVSLAVAHAAAESAGLPLFRYVGGPNAHVLPVPMMNILNGGAHADSNVDIQEFMIAPIGAETFADALAMGAEVYHNLKSVLKEKGLSTGLGDEGGFAPNLESNRAALDLIIEAIKKAGYEPGTDVALALDVAASEFEDNGVYTFEGAQKSADDMIAIYAEWVDAYPLVSIEDPLNEEDWDGWKAITEKLGDKVQLVGDDLFVTNPERLQRGIDTNTANALLVKVNQIGTLTETLDAVELAHRNGYRCMMSHRSGETEDTTIADLAVATNCGQIKTGAPARSDRVAKYNQLLRIEETLEDAAVYAGRSAFPRFKG, encoded by the coding sequence GTGGCACTCATCGACATCGTCAACGCCCGCGAGATCCTCGACTCCCGAGGCAACCCCACCGTTGAGGTCGAGGTCCTCCTCGACGACGACGCCCAGGGCCGCGCTGCGGTCCCGTCCGGCGCCTCCACCGGCCAGTTCGAGGCCGTCGAGCTGCGTGACGGCGACAAGTCCCGTTTCATGGGCAAGGGTGTCCTGAAGGCCGTCGAGAACGTCAACGAGGCCATCGCCGAGGAGATCATCGGCTTCGACGCCACCGACCAGCGCGAGATCGACAACGCGATGATGGAGCTGGACGGCTCCTCCAACAAGGGCAAGCTCGGCGCCAACGCCATGCTGGGCGTCTCCCTGGCCGTCGCGCACGCCGCCGCCGAGTCGGCCGGCCTGCCGCTGTTCCGCTACGTGGGTGGCCCGAACGCGCACGTCCTTCCCGTCCCGATGATGAACATCCTCAACGGTGGCGCGCACGCCGACTCCAACGTCGACATCCAGGAGTTCATGATCGCCCCGATCGGCGCCGAGACCTTCGCCGACGCCCTCGCCATGGGCGCCGAGGTGTACCACAACCTCAAGTCCGTGCTGAAGGAGAAGGGCCTGTCGACCGGCCTGGGCGACGAGGGTGGCTTCGCGCCGAACCTCGAGTCCAACCGCGCCGCCCTCGACCTGATCATCGAGGCCATCAAGAAGGCCGGCTACGAGCCCGGTACCGATGTGGCGCTCGCGCTCGACGTCGCGGCCTCCGAGTTCGAGGACAACGGCGTCTACACCTTCGAGGGTGCGCAGAAGTCGGCCGACGACATGATCGCCATCTACGCCGAGTGGGTCGACGCCTACCCGCTGGTCTCGATCGAGGACCCGCTGAACGAGGAGGACTGGGACGGCTGGAAGGCCATCACCGAGAAGCTCGGCGACAAGGTCCAGCTCGTCGGTGACGACCTGTTCGTGACCAACCCCGAGCGCCTGCAGCGCGGCATCGACACCAACACCGCGAACGCGCTGCTGGTGAAGGTGAACCAGATCGGCACCCTGACCGAGACCCTGGACGCCGTCGAGCTCGCCCACCGCAACGGCTACCGCTGCATGATGTCGCACCGCTCCGGTGAGACCGAGGACACCACCATCGCCGACCTCGCCGTCGCCACCAACTGTGGCCAGATCAAGACCGGTGCCCCGGCCCGCTCCGACCGCGTCGCGAAGTACAACCAGCTCCTGCGCATCGAGGAGACCCTCGAGGACGCCGCCGTCTACGCCGGCCGCTCCGCCTTCCCGCGCTTCAAGGGCTGA
- a CDS encoding Bax inhibitor-1/YccA family protein — MQSTNPIFTRSEQFSHAAPQYGQQQQYGQQPYGAPQYGAPAPYEAPGQPTPGVMTIDDVITKTAITLGALIVAAAITFMFLPPQFMMPALIGSGIVGFVTVLLVGFRRQINPGMVLVYAAIEGVFIGAFSLMFEILYPGIVVQAVIGTFIAAGATLAAYKFLRIKVTSQFRKIVTIATFALAGTLLVNFVLALFGTNVGLRSFEFTPLAGIISAIAVVLAVANLIMDFDFVEQGIRNRLPASESWRAAFGLTITMVWLYTEILRILSYFRSN, encoded by the coding sequence ATGCAGAGCACCAACCCCATCTTCACGCGCAGCGAGCAGTTCTCGCACGCGGCACCCCAGTACGGCCAGCAGCAGCAGTACGGGCAGCAGCCGTACGGCGCGCCCCAGTACGGTGCCCCGGCGCCCTACGAGGCCCCCGGGCAGCCCACCCCGGGCGTCATGACCATCGACGACGTCATCACCAAGACGGCGATCACCCTCGGCGCGCTCATCGTGGCGGCCGCCATCACCTTCATGTTCCTGCCGCCGCAGTTCATGATGCCGGCCCTCATCGGCTCGGGCATCGTGGGCTTCGTCACGGTCCTCCTGGTCGGCTTCCGACGCCAGATCAACCCGGGCATGGTGCTCGTGTACGCCGCCATCGAGGGCGTCTTCATCGGTGCGTTCAGCCTGATGTTCGAGATCCTCTACCCCGGCATCGTGGTGCAGGCCGTGATCGGCACGTTCATCGCCGCGGGCGCGACGCTGGCCGCGTACAAGTTCCTGCGGATCAAGGTGACCAGCCAGTTCCGCAAGATCGTCACCATCGCGACCTTCGCCCTCGCCGGCACCCTGCTGGTGAACTTCGTCCTGGCGCTGTTCGGCACCAACGTGGGCCTGCGCTCGTTCGAGTTCACGCCGCTCGCCGGCATCATCTCGGCCATCGCGGTCGTCCTGGCCGTGGCCAACCTGATCATGGACTTCGACTTCGTCGAGCAGGGCATCCGCAACCGCCTGCCCGCCTCGGAGTCGTGGCGCGCGGCCTTCGGCCTCACCATCACCATGGTCTGGCTGTACACCGAGATCCTGCGGATCCTGTCGTACTTCCGCTCCAACTGA
- a CDS encoding DUF501 domain-containing protein translates to MPALEPASAADVAVLEQQLGRPPRGIAGIAWRCPCGKPGVVATDPRLPDGTPFPTTYYLTCPRATAGCSTLESQGVMAEMTDRLAEDPELAAAYTAAHEAYLADRAALGDVPEIAGISAGGMPTRVKCLHVLVGHALAAGRGVNPLGDEAVDALGEFWARPCLEGE, encoded by the coding sequence GTGCCAGCACTCGAACCGGCCTCTGCGGCCGACGTCGCCGTCCTCGAACAGCAACTCGGACGCCCCCCGCGCGGCATCGCGGGCATCGCGTGGCGCTGCCCCTGCGGCAAGCCCGGCGTGGTCGCCACCGATCCCCGCCTGCCGGACGGCACGCCGTTCCCGACCACGTACTACCTGACCTGCCCGCGCGCGACGGCCGGCTGCTCGACGCTGGAGTCGCAGGGCGTGATGGCCGAGATGACCGACCGCCTCGCCGAGGACCCCGAGCTCGCCGCCGCCTACACCGCCGCCCACGAGGCCTACCTGGCCGACCGCGCCGCCCTCGGCGACGTCCCCGAGATCGCCGGCATCTCGGCGGGCGGCATGCCGACCCGCGTGAAGTGCCTGCACGTCCTCGTCGGGCACGCGCTCGCGGCCGGGCGGGGCGTCAACCCGCTCGGCGACGAGGCCGTGGACGCCCTCGGCGAGTTCTGGGCGCGCCCCTGCCTGGAGGGGGAGTGA